The following coding sequences are from one Desertifilum tharense IPPAS B-1220 window:
- a CDS encoding RNA-binding protein, with translation MSIYIGNLSYEVTEADLSAVFAEYGSVKRIQLPTDRETGRMRGFGFVELSSDAEEQAAIEALDGAEWMGRDLKVNKAKPRENNRGSFGGGNRRGGDRFSPNSKRF, from the coding sequence ATGTCAATTTACATTGGTAATCTTTCTTACGAAGTAACAGAAGCCGATCTGAGTGCTGTATTTGCAGAATACGGTTCGGTCAAACGGATTCAACTCCCGACCGATCGCGAAACGGGTCGGATGCGTGGATTCGGGTTTGTAGAACTGAGTTCAGATGCTGAAGAACAAGCAGCAATTGAAGCCCTAGATGGGGCAGAATGGATGGGGCGCGATTTAAAAGTCAATAAAGCCAAACCTCGCGAAAATAACCGGGGTTCTTTTGGGGGTGGAAATCGTCGCGGTGGCGATCGCTTTTCTCCCAACTCCAAGCGCTTCTAA
- a CDS encoding AarF/ABC1/UbiB kinase family protein: MTIPHANSVGLSGVTVEPQPIAASPAALRSAAAADLEEDSGRLVYDPVLLLAYYRRRPFKVIARFLSIVWPFLRFGIGIWWDRRRGRSPRNSRQRAIQLRQILTDLGPAYIKIGQALSTRPDLVPPLYLEELTLLQDQLPPFPNEMAFQFIEEELGDRPEEIYAEISPKPVAAASLGQVYKGKLKTGETVAIKVQRPDLQERISLDLYIARRLAAWAQKNVKRIRSNLVAIADEFGARIYEEMDYTHEGQNAERFAELYGHLPDIYIPKIYWEYTQRRVLTMEWVVGTKLTQLDAIRAQGLDASHLIEVGVQCSLRQLLEHGFFHADPHPGNLLASPDGKLVYLDFGMMSEVKPYQRYGLIEAVVHLVNRDFSGLAHDYVKLEFLTPDTDLTPIIPALGNVFSDALGASVAELNFKSITDQLSELMYEYPFQVPAYYALIIRSLVTLEGIAINVDPNFKVLSKAYPYVSKRLLTDPAPELRASLQDLLFKEGRFRWNRLENLLRNAKDSDDYDLDRVLDQAIDFLFSERGTFIRDRLVDEIVKAVDTLGRNAIAKATDQFRQRVGLNGRKPPASGAVTSTDQQSLEHIQRIWGILQETRGFDPGKILPLIPKLLTKPETQRMGQQIASALAQRVAVRFIREVLLADDAKTTAPLNQPQPPAKHPQLSLPSAAIFER; encoded by the coding sequence ATGACGATCCCACATGCGAATTCTGTTGGTTTGTCTGGCGTTACGGTTGAACCCCAACCGATAGCGGCTTCTCCGGCGGCGCTGCGTTCGGCTGCGGCTGCCGATCTTGAGGAAGACTCCGGACGCTTGGTCTACGATCCAGTCTTGCTCTTAGCGTACTATCGTCGGCGACCGTTCAAAGTCATTGCTCGATTTTTGAGTATTGTCTGGCCTTTTTTGAGGTTTGGCATTGGGATTTGGTGGGACAGAAGAAGGGGGCGATCGCCGCGTAATTCGCGCCAACGGGCAATCCAGTTACGGCAGATTCTCACAGATTTGGGGCCGGCTTATATCAAAATTGGACAAGCCCTGTCAACGCGCCCGGATTTGGTGCCGCCTTTATATCTAGAAGAGTTGACGCTACTTCAAGATCAACTCCCGCCGTTTCCTAATGAAATGGCATTTCAGTTTATTGAGGAAGAGTTAGGCGATCGCCCGGAAGAGATTTATGCAGAAATTAGTCCGAAACCTGTAGCCGCCGCTTCCCTGGGGCAGGTGTATAAAGGGAAACTCAAAACGGGGGAAACCGTAGCCATTAAGGTGCAGCGCCCCGACTTACAAGAGCGAATTTCTCTCGATCTTTATATTGCCCGCCGCCTTGCCGCTTGGGCGCAAAAAAATGTTAAGCGCATTCGCAGCAACCTGGTGGCGATCGCCGATGAGTTTGGGGCCCGGATCTACGAAGAGATGGACTATACCCATGAAGGGCAAAATGCCGAACGCTTTGCCGAACTTTACGGGCATTTGCCGGATATATACATTCCTAAGATTTACTGGGAATATACCCAACGCCGCGTACTGACAATGGAATGGGTGGTGGGAACTAAGCTAACTCAACTTGATGCCATTCGCGCCCAAGGGTTAGATGCGAGTCATTTAATTGAGGTGGGCGTTCAATGTTCCCTGCGCCAACTCCTCGAACATGGCTTTTTCCATGCCGATCCTCACCCCGGTAACTTATTGGCTTCTCCGGATGGCAAGTTGGTCTATCTGGATTTTGGCATGATGAGCGAGGTGAAACCCTATCAGCGTTATGGCTTAATTGAAGCGGTGGTTCATTTAGTCAACCGCGACTTTAGTGGGTTAGCCCATGATTATGTCAAGTTGGAGTTTTTAACGCCCGATACGGATTTAACTCCGATTATTCCTGCCCTAGGGAATGTGTTTAGCGATGCACTGGGGGCGAGTGTTGCGGAACTGAATTTTAAGAGCATTACCGATCAGCTATCGGAGTTAATGTATGAATATCCGTTCCAAGTTCCGGCCTATTATGCGCTGATTATTCGGTCGTTGGTGACGCTAGAAGGGATTGCGATTAATGTCGATCCCAATTTTAAGGTTTTGAGTAAAGCCTATCCCTATGTCTCGAAGCGTTTGCTTACCGATCCGGCTCCGGAGTTGCGAGCGTCGCTGCAAGATTTATTGTTTAAAGAGGGTCGTTTTCGCTGGAATCGTTTGGAAAACCTTTTGCGGAACGCCAAAGATAGCGACGATTACGATTTGGATCGGGTTCTCGATCAAGCCATTGACTTCTTGTTTTCGGAACGCGGCACTTTTATTCGCGATCGCTTAGTGGATGAAATTGTCAAAGCAGTGGATACGTTGGGGAGAAATGCGATCGCCAAAGCCACCGATCAATTCCGCCAGCGAGTTGGCTTAAATGGTCGCAAGCCCCCTGCTTCTGGGGCAGTCACTTCCACCGATCAACAAAGCTTGGAACATATCCAACGCATCTGGGGAATTTTACAAGAAACGCGCGGTTTCGATCCGGGTAAAATCTTACCGCTGATTCCCAAATTATTGACCAAGCCTGAAACTCAACGGATGGGGCAGCAGATTGCCAGTGCTTTAGCCCAACGGGTTGCCGTCCGGTTTATCCGGGAAGTTCTATTAGCTGATGATGCTAAAACAACTGCACCGTTAAATCAACCTCAACCTCCGGCTAAACATCCCCAGTTATCATTACCCTCTGCGGCAATCTTTGAACGTTAG